A genomic segment from Nicotiana sylvestris chromosome 1, ASM39365v2, whole genome shotgun sequence encodes:
- the LOC138874666 gene encoding uncharacterized protein: MEDFALAHRRYVNSGQRIGIIDDKAYAVNNIYVVRAHHHFPTTTSTDMMPSHKYQTSKSSNYQLPENRPWYSTPELKRKKRVAKYKIYSMEGKVKKSFKNGYRWFKHTCSRIIHGF; this comes from the coding sequence atggaagatTTCGCTTTAGCTCATCGGAGATATGTGAACAGCGGCCAAAGGATAGGAATTATCGATGACAAAGCCTATGCAGTTAATAACATTTACGTTGTCCGAGCACATCATCATTTTCCGACGACAACATCAACGGATATGATGCCTTCTCATAAATACCAAACCTCAAAATCCAGTAACTATCAATTACCAGAGAATCGGCCATGGTATTCAACGCCGGAGCTTAAAAGGAAGAAAAGGGTGGCCAAATATAAGATATATTCCATGGAAGGAAAAGTtaagaaatctttcaaaaatggtTATCGTTGGTTCAAACATACTTGCTCTAGAATTATTCATGGGTTTTAA
- the LOC104231694 gene encoding uncharacterized protein isoform X2 — translation MGLNGKPLHLHSRNKVQHPLAVSRHAFGDLSNVSPVVFLYLLKECYVYGTCKATAKFRVLQQQVFESLCNDPRPGAAIFVAQCLYVLPIFESHCDGFSHLIISALRRFLKVGNGMKGILKAKLLAAKLFLAIVDGTLVHEERILVKILELFDVSLSNIEKAMFDTDEKDQTCQEMAKVLVEQYILRLVESQSYMTAVSLLEHFSIRESGESFLLKMMESQQYRAAEKWATFMGKPILCTLVQEYVDRKLPKHAFDVIRQHNLRKEFPEIYHQYKESKLKKLAEQGCWDVAEARVKDDPQLLEYLVYLAMEAGYMEKVEELCERYSLEGFINAKALEANFPKDRYLQLDELSIKEVVWVDEVNGLHDATCHIEECKVVGIDCEWKPNYEKGSSSNKVSIMQIASDNKVYILDLIKLYEDAPDVLDDCLTRILHSTRVLKLGYNFQCDMKQLAGSYGQLQCFKHYDMLLDIQNVFKEPRGGLSGLAKKILGTGLNKTRRNSNWEKRPLTQFQLEYAALDAAVLIHIFRHVRDYTQPAGDRCGLSKFEWKSHIVSHIDNSKISKKEAKRQKAKTAKAPQSIKSKELFEQT, via the exons ATGGGTCTGAATGGAAAACCTTTACACCTACATAGTCGAAATAAAGTTCAACATCCCTTGGCTGTATCCAGGCATGCTTTCGGTGATCTATCCAATGTTTCTCCAGTGGTTTTTCTCTACCTCTTAAAGGAATGCTATGTCTATG GAACCTGCAAGGCGACTGCTAAGTTTCGTGTTCTGCAACAGCAAGTGTTTGAATCTCTGTGCAATGATCCTCGACCCGGAGCAGCCATCTTTGTTGCTCAGTGCCTGTACGTGTTGCCTATATTTGAGTCACACTGTGATGGATTCAGTCATTTGATAATATCTGCTCTTCGTCGTTTCCTGAAAGTGGGAAATGGCATGAAAGGTATATTGAAAGCTAAACTATTGGCTGCCAAATTGTTTCTGGCTATTGTTGATGGAACTCTGGTTCATGAAGAAAGAATCCTAGTCAAAATCCTTGAACTTTTTGACGTCAGTCTGTCAAACATAGAAAAAGCTATGTTTGATACAGATGAGAAGGATCAAACATGCCAGGAGATGGCTAAGGTGTTGGTTGAACAATATATTCTTAGGTTAGTAGAATCCCAGTCATACATGACCGCAGTTTCTTTGTTGGAACACTTTTCTATCCGGGAGTCTGGGGAATCGTTTCTGCTTAAAATGATGGAAAGCCAACAATACAGAGCGGCAGAAAAGTGGGCAACTTTTATGGGGAAGCCAATCTTGTGTACCCTTGTCCAAGAATATGTTGACAGAAAACTGCCAAAGCATGCTTTTGATGTTATAAGGCAACACAATCTTCGGAAGGAGTTCCCAGAAATATATCATCAATACAAAGAGAG CAAACTGAAGAAACTAGCAGAACAGGGTTGCTGGGATGTTGCAGAGGCGAGAGTGAAGGATGATCCTCAACTTCTTGAGTACTTG GTTTATTTGGCTATGGAAGCTGGTTACATGGAGAAGGTTGAGGAACTCTGTGAACGGTATTCCCTTGAAGGTTTCATAAATGCCAAAG CGCTTGAGGCAAATTTTCCGAAAGACCGATACTTGCAGCTTGATGAATTGTCAATAAAGGAAGTAGTCTGGGTAGATGAAGTGAATGGCTTGCATGATGCTACATGCCACATTGAAGAATGTAAAGTTGTGGGCATTGATTGTGAGTGGAAGCCTAATTACGAAAAGGGAAGCTCATCTAACAAG GTTTCTATCATGCAGATTGCTTCTGACAACAAGGTTTATATACTTGATCTGATAAAGTTATATGAAGATGCTCCGGATGTATTGGATGACTGCTTAACCCGCATATTGCATTCAACAAGAGTACTGAAGCTTG GTTACAACTTCCAGTGTGACATGAAGCAGCTTGCTGGGTCTTATGGACAGTTGCAATGCTTCAAGCACTACGACATGCTACTTGATATCCAGAATGTGTTCAAAGAACCAAGGGGTGGTCTCTCTGGTCTGGCAAAG AAAATCTTGGGCACTGGATTGAACAAAACAAGAAGGAATAGCAACTGGGAGAAACGGCCTTTAACTCAGTTTCAG CTAGAATATGCTGCTCTTGATGCTGCTGTTCTTATTCACATATTTCGTCATGTTCGAGACTATACACAACCTGCTGGTGACCGTTGTGGGCTTTCCAAATTTGAGTGGAAGTCTCACATT GTTTCTCATATTGATAATTCAAAGATTTCAAAAAAGGAAGCTAAAAGACAAAAGGCCAAAACTGCTAAAGCTCCACAAAGCATCAAATCTAAGGAGCTTTTTGAACAAACTTAA
- the LOC104231694 gene encoding uncharacterized protein isoform X1: MMKCLLWSIPCAFLPCKMYPHHDASRKHSKLSNSRLANPLLQLLCPSPGFFYFWFLQLSTMGLNGKPLHLHSRNKVQHPLAVSRHAFGDLSNVSPVVFLYLLKECYVYGTCKATAKFRVLQQQVFESLCNDPRPGAAIFVAQCLYVLPIFESHCDGFSHLIISALRRFLKVGNGMKGILKAKLLAAKLFLAIVDGTLVHEERILVKILELFDVSLSNIEKAMFDTDEKDQTCQEMAKVLVEQYILRLVESQSYMTAVSLLEHFSIRESGESFLLKMMESQQYRAAEKWATFMGKPILCTLVQEYVDRKLPKHAFDVIRQHNLRKEFPEIYHQYKESKLKKLAEQGCWDVAEARVKDDPQLLEYLVYLAMEAGYMEKVEELCERYSLEGFINAKALEANFPKDRYLQLDELSIKEVVWVDEVNGLHDATCHIEECKVVGIDCEWKPNYEKGSSSNKVSIMQIASDNKVYILDLIKLYEDAPDVLDDCLTRILHSTRVLKLGYNFQCDMKQLAGSYGQLQCFKHYDMLLDIQNVFKEPRGGLSGLAKKILGTGLNKTRRNSNWEKRPLTQFQLEYAALDAAVLIHIFRHVRDYTQPAGDRCGLSKFEWKSHIVSHIDNSKISKKEAKRQKAKTAKAPQSIKSKELFEQT; this comes from the exons CTCTCGAACTCAAGGCTTGCAAATCCACTGCTCCAGCTACTATGCCCAAGTCCAG GTTTTTTCTACTTCTGGTTTCTTCAACTTTCTACCATGGGTCTGAATGGAAAACCTTTACACCTACATAGTCGAAATAAAGTTCAACATCCCTTGGCTGTATCCAGGCATGCTTTCGGTGATCTATCCAATGTTTCTCCAGTGGTTTTTCTCTACCTCTTAAAGGAATGCTATGTCTATG GAACCTGCAAGGCGACTGCTAAGTTTCGTGTTCTGCAACAGCAAGTGTTTGAATCTCTGTGCAATGATCCTCGACCCGGAGCAGCCATCTTTGTTGCTCAGTGCCTGTACGTGTTGCCTATATTTGAGTCACACTGTGATGGATTCAGTCATTTGATAATATCTGCTCTTCGTCGTTTCCTGAAAGTGGGAAATGGCATGAAAGGTATATTGAAAGCTAAACTATTGGCTGCCAAATTGTTTCTGGCTATTGTTGATGGAACTCTGGTTCATGAAGAAAGAATCCTAGTCAAAATCCTTGAACTTTTTGACGTCAGTCTGTCAAACATAGAAAAAGCTATGTTTGATACAGATGAGAAGGATCAAACATGCCAGGAGATGGCTAAGGTGTTGGTTGAACAATATATTCTTAGGTTAGTAGAATCCCAGTCATACATGACCGCAGTTTCTTTGTTGGAACACTTTTCTATCCGGGAGTCTGGGGAATCGTTTCTGCTTAAAATGATGGAAAGCCAACAATACAGAGCGGCAGAAAAGTGGGCAACTTTTATGGGGAAGCCAATCTTGTGTACCCTTGTCCAAGAATATGTTGACAGAAAACTGCCAAAGCATGCTTTTGATGTTATAAGGCAACACAATCTTCGGAAGGAGTTCCCAGAAATATATCATCAATACAAAGAGAG CAAACTGAAGAAACTAGCAGAACAGGGTTGCTGGGATGTTGCAGAGGCGAGAGTGAAGGATGATCCTCAACTTCTTGAGTACTTG GTTTATTTGGCTATGGAAGCTGGTTACATGGAGAAGGTTGAGGAACTCTGTGAACGGTATTCCCTTGAAGGTTTCATAAATGCCAAAG CGCTTGAGGCAAATTTTCCGAAAGACCGATACTTGCAGCTTGATGAATTGTCAATAAAGGAAGTAGTCTGGGTAGATGAAGTGAATGGCTTGCATGATGCTACATGCCACATTGAAGAATGTAAAGTTGTGGGCATTGATTGTGAGTGGAAGCCTAATTACGAAAAGGGAAGCTCATCTAACAAG GTTTCTATCATGCAGATTGCTTCTGACAACAAGGTTTATATACTTGATCTGATAAAGTTATATGAAGATGCTCCGGATGTATTGGATGACTGCTTAACCCGCATATTGCATTCAACAAGAGTACTGAAGCTTG GTTACAACTTCCAGTGTGACATGAAGCAGCTTGCTGGGTCTTATGGACAGTTGCAATGCTTCAAGCACTACGACATGCTACTTGATATCCAGAATGTGTTCAAAGAACCAAGGGGTGGTCTCTCTGGTCTGGCAAAG AAAATCTTGGGCACTGGATTGAACAAAACAAGAAGGAATAGCAACTGGGAGAAACGGCCTTTAACTCAGTTTCAG CTAGAATATGCTGCTCTTGATGCTGCTGTTCTTATTCACATATTTCGTCATGTTCGAGACTATACACAACCTGCTGGTGACCGTTGTGGGCTTTCCAAATTTGAGTGGAAGTCTCACATT GTTTCTCATATTGATAATTCAAAGATTTCAAAAAAGGAAGCTAAAAGACAAAAGGCCAAAACTGCTAAAGCTCCACAAAGCATCAAATCTAAGGAGCTTTTTGAACAAACTTAA
- the LOC104231694 gene encoding uncharacterized protein isoform X3 yields MPKSRHAFGDLSNVSPVVFLYLLKECYVYGTCKATAKFRVLQQQVFESLCNDPRPGAAIFVAQCLYVLPIFESHCDGFSHLIISALRRFLKVGNGMKGILKAKLLAAKLFLAIVDGTLVHEERILVKILELFDVSLSNIEKAMFDTDEKDQTCQEMAKVLVEQYILRLVESQSYMTAVSLLEHFSIRESGESFLLKMMESQQYRAAEKWATFMGKPILCTLVQEYVDRKLPKHAFDVIRQHNLRKEFPEIYHQYKESKLKKLAEQGCWDVAEARVKDDPQLLEYLVYLAMEAGYMEKVEELCERYSLEGFINAKALEANFPKDRYLQLDELSIKEVVWVDEVNGLHDATCHIEECKVVGIDCEWKPNYEKGSSSNKVSIMQIASDNKVYILDLIKLYEDAPDVLDDCLTRILHSTRVLKLGYNFQCDMKQLAGSYGQLQCFKHYDMLLDIQNVFKEPRGGLSGLAKKILGTGLNKTRRNSNWEKRPLTQFQLEYAALDAAVLIHIFRHVRDYTQPAGDRCGLSKFEWKSHIVSHIDNSKISKKEAKRQKAKTAKAPQSIKSKELFEQT; encoded by the exons ATGCCCAAGTCCAG GCATGCTTTCGGTGATCTATCCAATGTTTCTCCAGTGGTTTTTCTCTACCTCTTAAAGGAATGCTATGTCTATG GAACCTGCAAGGCGACTGCTAAGTTTCGTGTTCTGCAACAGCAAGTGTTTGAATCTCTGTGCAATGATCCTCGACCCGGAGCAGCCATCTTTGTTGCTCAGTGCCTGTACGTGTTGCCTATATTTGAGTCACACTGTGATGGATTCAGTCATTTGATAATATCTGCTCTTCGTCGTTTCCTGAAAGTGGGAAATGGCATGAAAGGTATATTGAAAGCTAAACTATTGGCTGCCAAATTGTTTCTGGCTATTGTTGATGGAACTCTGGTTCATGAAGAAAGAATCCTAGTCAAAATCCTTGAACTTTTTGACGTCAGTCTGTCAAACATAGAAAAAGCTATGTTTGATACAGATGAGAAGGATCAAACATGCCAGGAGATGGCTAAGGTGTTGGTTGAACAATATATTCTTAGGTTAGTAGAATCCCAGTCATACATGACCGCAGTTTCTTTGTTGGAACACTTTTCTATCCGGGAGTCTGGGGAATCGTTTCTGCTTAAAATGATGGAAAGCCAACAATACAGAGCGGCAGAAAAGTGGGCAACTTTTATGGGGAAGCCAATCTTGTGTACCCTTGTCCAAGAATATGTTGACAGAAAACTGCCAAAGCATGCTTTTGATGTTATAAGGCAACACAATCTTCGGAAGGAGTTCCCAGAAATATATCATCAATACAAAGAGAG CAAACTGAAGAAACTAGCAGAACAGGGTTGCTGGGATGTTGCAGAGGCGAGAGTGAAGGATGATCCTCAACTTCTTGAGTACTTG GTTTATTTGGCTATGGAAGCTGGTTACATGGAGAAGGTTGAGGAACTCTGTGAACGGTATTCCCTTGAAGGTTTCATAAATGCCAAAG CGCTTGAGGCAAATTTTCCGAAAGACCGATACTTGCAGCTTGATGAATTGTCAATAAAGGAAGTAGTCTGGGTAGATGAAGTGAATGGCTTGCATGATGCTACATGCCACATTGAAGAATGTAAAGTTGTGGGCATTGATTGTGAGTGGAAGCCTAATTACGAAAAGGGAAGCTCATCTAACAAG GTTTCTATCATGCAGATTGCTTCTGACAACAAGGTTTATATACTTGATCTGATAAAGTTATATGAAGATGCTCCGGATGTATTGGATGACTGCTTAACCCGCATATTGCATTCAACAAGAGTACTGAAGCTTG GTTACAACTTCCAGTGTGACATGAAGCAGCTTGCTGGGTCTTATGGACAGTTGCAATGCTTCAAGCACTACGACATGCTACTTGATATCCAGAATGTGTTCAAAGAACCAAGGGGTGGTCTCTCTGGTCTGGCAAAG AAAATCTTGGGCACTGGATTGAACAAAACAAGAAGGAATAGCAACTGGGAGAAACGGCCTTTAACTCAGTTTCAG CTAGAATATGCTGCTCTTGATGCTGCTGTTCTTATTCACATATTTCGTCATGTTCGAGACTATACACAACCTGCTGGTGACCGTTGTGGGCTTTCCAAATTTGAGTGGAAGTCTCACATT GTTTCTCATATTGATAATTCAAAGATTTCAAAAAAGGAAGCTAAAAGACAAAAGGCCAAAACTGCTAAAGCTCCACAAAGCATCAAATCTAAGGAGCTTTTTGAACAAACTTAA